The following are from one region of the Plasmodium cynomolgi strain B DNA, chromosome 1, whole genome shotgun sequence genome:
- a CDS encoding hypothetical protein (putative), with the protein NGRKKIVPRVLSPSQFASIIAHLREQWRGGAGEGGGMATAGKDIPRLDIAHLDGAHLDGAHLDITHLDIPHLDAAHLGTHSVEYFCDSVMAPHETGKNNGEHFCNCYVGMDEGGDGLFGDANILAYL; encoded by the coding sequence AACGGAAGGAAGAAGATCGTGCCCAGGGTTTTGTCTCCCTCCCAATTTGCCTCCATAATTGCCCACTTGAGAGAGCAGTGGAGGGGGGGTGCAggcgaagggggggggatggCCACGGCGGGAAAGGACATCCCTCGCTTGGACATCGCTCACCTGGATGGCGCTCACCTGGATGGCGCTCACCTGGATATCACTCACCTGGATATCCCTCACCTCGATGCCGCACACCTGGGTACCCACTCGGTCGAATATTTTTGCGACTCCGTGATGGCCCCCCACGAGACTGGCAAGAACAACGGCGAGCACTTCTGCAACTGCTATGTGGGGATGGACGAGGGGGGCGACGGCCTCTTCGGGGATGCCAACATACTCGCCTACTTGTAA
- a CDS encoding AAA family ATPase (putative), translating into MRSSPNDKSPIENLCVYCSSSQTFSYLRKWDAEKSSREFSSNEYQRIVLKKAVKYKWIKNLSCSECHLNVMECLQKDERVEEVRRTCRRRDEDTGGGSPVMASTIGGEFPTVNRRFLKNGMRMGEAISLERRNRRGFKPRAFVDRGAPAGEAGEAGEAVNAGKAGEAVKSGKAGEAVKSGKADKAEEYLFNAVARAKHYRRVSKAWLRRFLRKSGPMYKHQAKQLINFLAIKNFQIFDVELWNSFSKKNVINHMNNNLYFVLGKEGSEKEKFLDDLFLSFPFMYASDRVYVVDMDKYGRCPIVSDYRPYVNKIIYPNLSEITQKEEAVRGLTQRRGYLQNIDPCNENLEYILLAITRIALVKQFVWKKQLLRRVPILVQSSPLGKKRLARRGEAPGKEAPGKEAPRTEAPRKEAPRKEAPRKEAPRKEAPRKYPRMAKAQVGKRTTGLNLFNGGLSFLLIKNLDKLNDLQMPLLRKSCIVQVLLKYVYLWKELNLNVHAFVLAPEGWGPTGEAAEGGVPMGGGGGGPHGVNPLSEFLSNCATFEFPTFELPPFLREAQRRQYLAHLFKEKGVKCSQGDLQQVAEITTSFSKADLEKLCRDECRERFIDAVRRGEVVRSASVGRGELPNMGELPNMGGLLDWGGLLNMGGLLDWGGQPNPLEHSKVLCAQGGAPPESNFFHKTLNLQSESHAVIRTHEIELYKGEKRSHPKKGPPLDSISLPNDDPHSGEAHGLDSVIGEEELVGKLREEVVRCFTSTCEKDLPCKRHGSEPPTGILLYGKSGSGKTFLAQKIIDECNCTSLVINCSHVFNKVMGESEKFLNDVFVYAGGRVGPCVILFDGIENICYNTKGGSSHVMSKFTERLKLCFYQHLDRINFQYKWGLDRRTFGKVLIIATTTELSNVDPNLLVEHRLRHVFCTKEFHLWRDRDVLRLVRSCLQRCNVHVDSFVLSVEFENFFKECILSRKGRLTPLCISNLCRDAVARHVRRVLACAG; encoded by the exons atgaggagcTCCCCAAACGACAAGTCACCGATAGAAAATCTGTGCGTTTACTGTAGCAGCAGTCAGACTTTTTCGTATCTGAGAAAATGGGACGCGGAGAAAAGCTCGAGGGAGTTTTCATCAAATGAGTACCAAAGGattgttttgaaaaaagctgtaaaatacaaatggataaaaaatttgtcttGTTCTGAGTGTCACCTGAATGTGATGGAGTGCCTACAGAAGGATGAACGTGTAGAGGAGGTAAGAAGAACATGTAGGAGGAGAGATGAAGACACGGGAGGTGGTTCTCCCGTGATGGCTAGCACCATCGGGGGAGAGTTCCCCACTGTAAATAGGCGTTTCCTCAAAAATGGAATGCGCATGGGGGAGGCAATATCCTTGGAGAGAAGGAACAGGCGGGGGTTTAAGCCGAGAGCCTTTGTAGACAGGGGTGCCCCAGCGGGAGAGGCGGGAGAAGCGGGCGAAGCGGTTAACGCGGGTAAAGCGGGCGAAGCGGTTAAATCGGGTAAAGCGGGCGAAGCGGTTAAATCGGGTAAAGCGGATAAAGCGGAGGAGTACCTGTTCAACGCCGTCGCCAGGGCGAAGCACTACCGAAGAGTGTCCAAAGCATGGCTACGGAGGTTCCTCCGAAAGAGCGGCCCAATGTACAAGCATCAAGCCAAacagttaataaattttctcgcaataaaaaattttcaaattttcgatGTAGAATTATGGAACtccttttccaaaaaaaatgtgataaatcATATGAACAATAATTTGTACTTTGTCCTTGGCAAAGAAGGGagcgagaaggaaaaatttttagacGATCTGTTTCTGtcctttccttttatgtATGCAAGTGATCGGGTGTACGTTGTCGATATGGATAAGTATGGGCGGTGCCCAATCGTGAGTGACTACAG GCCGTAcgtgaacaaaataatttacccCAATCTGAGCGAAATTAcacagaaggaagaagcagtgAGGGGACTGACGCAGAGGAGGGGGTACCTTCAAAACATAGACCCGTGTAATGAAAACCTCGAGTATATTTTGCTAGCCATCACCCGAATAGCTCTCGTGAAACAGTTCGTTTGGAAAAAGCAGTTGCTCAGGCGGGTGCCTATCTTGGTACAGTCCAGTCCactggggaagaagcggcttgcacggaggggagaagcaccagGGAAAGAAGCACCAGGGAAAGAAGCACCAAGGACAGAAGCACCAAGGAAAGAGGCACCAAGGAAAGAGGCACCAAGGAAAGAGGCACCAAGGAAAGAGGCACCAAGGAAGTATCCCCGAATGGCTAAAGCGCAAGTGGGTAAACGAACCACTGGACTGAACCTTTTCAACGGGGGTCTCTCCTTCctgttaataaaaaacttgGACAAACTGAACGATCTGCAGATGCCCCTGCTCAGAAAAAGTTGCATCGTTCAGGTGCTTCTCAAATATGTGTACCTGTGGAAGGAGCTGAATTTAAATGTGCACGCGTTTGTTTTAGCTCCGGAGGGGTGGGGACCCACAGGAGAGGCAGCAGAGGGGGGAGTACCGatgggaggaggaggaggaggtcCCCATGGCGTGAACCCCCTTAGTGAGTTCCTATCCAACTGCGCGACGTTTGAGTTCCCCACCTTCGAGCTGCCCCCCTTCCTGCGCGAGGCGCAGAGACGCCAGTACTTGGCGCACCTGTTTAAAGAGAAAGGGGTGAAGTGCTCCCAAGGGGACCTCCAACAAGTAGCGGAAATAACCACCAGCTTTAGCAAAGCGGATTTGGAGAAGCTGTGCAGAGATGAGTGTCGAGAGAGGTTTATTGATGCGGTGCGGCGGGGAGAAGTGGTGCGCAGTGCGTCCGTGGGGAGAGGCGAGCTGCCCAACATGGGCGAGCTGCCCAACATGGGCGGACTGCTCGATTGGGGAGGACTGCTCAACATGGGAGGACTGCTCGATTGGGGAGGACAGCCCAACCCGCTGGAACACTCCAAAGTGCTGTGTGCCCAGGGCGGGGCACCCCCTGAGAGTAACTTCTTCCACAAAACGTTGAATTTGCAGAGCGAATCGCACGCGGTCATCCGCACGCACGAGATTGAGTTAtacaaaggggagaagcgtAGCCACCCGAAAAAAGGCCCCCCCCTTGACAGTATCTCCCTCCCGAACGACGACCCCCACAGTGGAGAGGCTCACGGATTGGACAGCGTCATAGGAGAGGAGGAGTTGGTAGGGAAGCTACGGGAAGAGGTGGTACGTTGCTTCACCTCCACCTGTGAGAAGGATCTCCCTTGTAAGAGACATGGTTCAGAACCCCCCACGGGGATATTACTTTATGGGAAGAGTGGGTCGGGTAAAACCTTTTtagcacaaaaaattatcgacGAATGCAACTGCACCTCCCTTGTGATAAACTGCTCTCATGTATTCAACAAAGTAATGGGAGaatcagaaaaatttttaaatgatgtTTTTGTTTATGCAGGAGGTAGGGTAGGACCatgtgttattttatttgatggGATCGAAAATATTTGTTACAACACTAAGGGGGGTTCATCTCATGTCATGAGTAAATTTACGGAGAGGTTAAAGCTGTGTTTTTACCAGCATTTGGATAGAATTAACTTCCAGTATAAGTGGGGGTTGGACAGAAGGACTTTCGGAAAGGTTTTAATTATAGCAACTACAACGGAGCTTAGTAATGTAGATCCTAATTTGCTGGTTGAGCATCGTCTAAGACATGTGTTTTGTACGAAGGAGTTCCATCTATGGAGAGACAGGGATGTGCTACGACTGGTCCGCAGCTGCCTTCAGCGGTGTAACGTGCATGTGGATAGCTTCGTCCTCTCCGTGGAAtttgaaaacttttttaaagagtGCATTTTGAGCCGCAAGGGGAGGCTCACTCCGCTGTGCATCTCGAACTTGTGCAGAGACGCAGTGGCTCGGCACGTGCGGAGGGTGCTCGCCTGTGCAGGTTAG
- a CDS encoding hypothetical protein (putative), translating into MEPLICAHKGRVYNEITKQTKLAKNKDTLQKTKYLDISSISVIIDWLNSLQLSKKNINEQNIYEELQNGHLILRLIQLYNPQVEIKGIFPKARKKKCAIQNLEKALSIIYGNNPYYYSMVSSLDIYEQKKKKIHILLIQLFSKFEFAILTRIAGPLLNWYNQTLRKFQVPLHRETLSNPFDVTPRGHYKEKAHLRGDDSPNEEEHKSGDTKWKDCILKSFATYVLFKDKAEEADNCIPHIVNDFSDCIKIFLIFYRYGYITQEQLRHANILDIRNKYFFLQNLLKKLNIPIVLQNQYFNNPCEVAILLQLKFIQFFIRKK; encoded by the exons ATGGAGCCTCTCATCTGCGCACACAAGGGGCGCGTCTACAACGAAATTACCAAGCAGACAAAGCTTGCCAAAAATAAAGACACACTGCAGAAGACCAAGTACCTGGACATCTCCTCCATCTCGGTCATTATCGACTGGCTAAACAGTCTCCaattaagtaaaaaaaatataaatgaacaaaacaTTTACGAAGAGCTACAGAATGGGCACTTAATTTTAAGGCTAATTCAGCTTTACAACCCCCAAGTGGAAATTAAAGGTATATTTCCaaaagcgagaaaaaaaaaatgtgcaatcCAGAATTTGGAAAAAGCTTTGTCAATCATTTATGGAAATAACCCATATTACTACTCCATGGTTTCTTCGCTAGATAtatatgaacagaaaaaaaaaaaaattcatatattgTTAATACAGCTTTTTAGCAAATTCGAGTTCGCCATTTTGACAAGAATAGCAGGTCCCTTGTTAAACTGGTACAACCAAACACTTAGGAAATTTCAGGTGCCCCTCCATAGGGAGACACTGAGCAACCCCTTTGATGTCACCCCGAGGGGACATTACAAGGAGAAAGCACATCTCAGAGGGGATGACTCcccaaatgaggaggaaCACAAATCGGGGGACACCAAATGGAAGGACTGCATATTGAAGAGCTTCGCAACATATGTCCTATTTAAAGATAaagcggaagaagcagaCAACTGCATCCCTCACATTGTTAACGATTTTTCCGACTGCATAAAAATCTTTCTCATATTTTACAGATATGGTTACATAACCCAAGAACAACTCAGACATGCAAACATATTGGACATACGAAATAAATACTTCTTTCTGCAGAATTTGCTCAAAAAGTTGAATATTCCAATTGTTTTGCAAaatcaatattttaataatccCTGCGAAGTTGCAATTCTTTTGCAGCTAAAATTTATTCAGTTCTTCATTC gcaaaaagtGA
- a CDS encoding hypothetical protein (putative) codes for METCKLKLFLFSLLVCLFVKLTFYKRFRYTFYRNYEEQKLCLYSEESFYFSFYDDIVKSETYLEGIKLLMQDDRSEYPNTINAIRRFNIYPEIILGTVWRIFNLKESFLTPFNFYVYAVLLSQAASVSTLFFFAVYLGRSYISGAIFLMLFFSCYREKFIMRLPAFSLRENFASVYMWCNVLLIYAILRERKFSVFVTLTHVVALFGLDLLGFHIQKEFHSILVTLSSSYVVSLVVTFFPRYLMCTYLPFVLAAIIITNALYRRGGGRAHAERGGRTHGEIRGRTHDEIRGRTHDEIRGRTHDEIRDRTHDERGEPASNLRDGAPSEIDSPCTLPLQFPQLRSQVRFMLKKGFTSIGIFLLLRLTTFGMEKDDSHVLSLLKVRLHLSSHDFDSMIYSLGSEFNPFTKYMFSMIRETSLFDYFVFFNLILLLYVLNFVAYFLYLMIQFFFFSLLMLIISRLRVLALPLMCLLSSLVGSPHLLGDIYRVTRKNLFHLGTSKKNLSRLVIHVICLLECAYPFAKYFPTYEYVNLAGNEPVNIEKNMDLVVWLRQNLKEGEPIITDIPTSSFLRSTTNFKMVLNPQYENVAMRRRVQDYYMFSSCLPFTDAKRYYYDRYKVRYFVANIYRCASTSNEVISPFSIAEFVGSNYARCRNKKSMKFCQRVLYDDRNYKTLYRNGKFSVIYFDPIEVLDDTPYEQFDEGKYAHVRFYTPWINRCMKTDPKCQEHIVDVARSHLDILRYNKIGFLLYKFVESTFLRGDNAVSFREGDLLSVGTPPSDEPLPQGHNLETLFHLAEFYDYDVRDAKKADELYKKAIQLITLPNGFDQADRADQADHPSVTVPTLVPFVPIAKRIKMITSYIYFLLDTASSAGRADILNLYQNLDLLVVVAGSALDDGFYYEGGAPRMKESPSRGESPSRVESPSRVESPSRVESPSRVESPSRVESPNHTAAPPTDRPHAGQTIRRTFNAGDLDSAVTLLCENASYLYKIRRENPKYIPIYKKMWTLAKRVSHMNECVLRNYYLFESRRIGLLDYLAFFYLYR; via the exons ATGGAAACGTGCAAGCTGAAgctctttcttttctccttgcTCGTGTG CCTCTTCGTGAAGCTCACCTTCTACAAACGATTCCGATACACATTTTATCGAAACTATGAAGAGCAAAAATTGTGCCTCTACTCGGAG GAATCCTTTTACTTCTCCTTCTATGACGACATCGTGAAATCGGAGACCTACCTGGAGGGCATCAAGCTGCTGAT GCAAGATGACAGAAGCGAGTACCCCAACACGATCAATGCCATTCGGCGCTTCAACATTTACCccg AAATTATCCTCGGAACCGTCTGGAGGATATTTAACTTAAAGGAGAGCTTCCTAACtcctttcaatttttacgtCTACGCAG TTCTGCTTTCCCAGGCTGCCAGCGTCAGCACCTTATTCTTTTTCGCCGTTTATTTgg GACGGTCCTACATTTCGGGCGCCATCTTTttgatgctttttttttcctgctatAGGGAGAAGTTTATCATGCGATTACCCG CGTTCTCACTGAGAGAAAACTTCGCCTCAGTCTACATGTGGTGCAACGTCTTACTCATTTATGCGATTTTACGGGAGAGGAAG TTCTCCGTTTTCGTGACTCTGACCCATGTGGTGGCTCTGTTCGGACTAGACCTACTCGGATTTCACATTCAGAAGGAGTTCCACAGCATCCTCGTGACATTATCCTCCTCCTACGTAGTTTCTCTCGTGGTGACCTTTTTCCCGCGTTATTTGATGTGTACTTACCTGCCATTCGTGTTGGCCGCAATCATTATCACGAATGCGCTTTACCGACGGGGAGGTGGCAGAGCCCATGCTGAAAGAGGTGGTAGAACCCATGGCGAAATACGTGGTAGAACCCATGACGAAATACGTGGCAGAACCCATGACGAAATACGTGGCAGAACCCATGACGAAATACGTGACAGAACCCATGATGAAAGGGGCGAACCCGCTTCTAACCTTAGGGATGGTGCCCCGAGTGAGATCGACTCCCCTTGCACACTGCCCCTCCAGTTCCCCCAGTTACGAAGCCAGGTGAGGTTCATGCTGAAGAAGGGGTTCACATCGATAGGGATTTTCCTGCTGCTTCGATTGACTACCTTTGGAATGGAGAAGGATGACTCGCACGTTTTGTCTCTTCTAAAGGTGCGTCTGCATCTAAGTAGCCACGACTTCGACAGCATGATCTACAGCTTGGGTTCAGAATTCAATCCATTTACCAAATACATGTTTAGCATGATAAGGGAGACCTCCCTCTTCGACTACTTCGTTTTCTTTAACTTGATTCTGCTGCTGTACGTGCTGAATTTTGTGGCATAT TTCCTCTACCTGATGAtccaattcttttttttctccctgcTCATGTTGATCATCTCTCGGTTGCGTGTCCTGGCTTTACCCCTCATGTGTTTGCTTAGCAGTCTAGTGGGGTCTCCACACCTCCTTGGGGACATCTACAGAGTCACACggaaaaatttgttccaCCTCGG gacCAGCAAGAAGAACCTATCCCGCCTGGTCATCCATGTGATCTGCCTGCTCGAGTGCGCCTACCCATTTGCGAAGTACTTCCCGACCTACGAGTACGTTAACCTCGCGGGGAACGAACCAGTCAACATAGAGAAGAACATGGACCTGGTTGTGTGGCTTCGCCAAAATCTGAAGGAAGGTGAACCCATTATTACAGACATCCCTACATCTAGCTTCCTCAGATCGACAACCAACTTTAAAATGGTTCTGAACCCACAATATGAAAACGTAGCTATGCGAAGGAGAGTGCAGGATTACTACATGTTTTCATCCTGTTTACCTTTCACTGATGCGAAAAGGTATTACTACGACAGATACAAAGTCCGCTATTTCGTGGCAAACATTTACAGATGTGCATCTACATCTAACGAAGTTATCAGTCCATTCAGCATTGCTGAGTTTGTGGGTTCAAACTATGCTAGATgtagaaacaaaaaaagtatgaaatTCTGCCAGCGGGTTTTGTACGATGACAGAAACTATAAGACTCTCTatcgaaatggaaaatttagcgtcatttattttgatcCCATTGAAGTACTGGATGATACTCCTTATGAGCAGTTCGACGAGGGGAAGTACGCTCATGTCAGGTTCTACACCCCTTGGATTAACAGATGCATGAAGACCGATCCCAAGTGTCAGGAACACATTGTCGACGTCGCTAGGTCTCATCTCGATATCCTTAGATACAACAAAATTGGGTTCTTACTTTACAAGTTCGTGGAGAGTACCTTCCTCAGGGGGGATAATGCAGTTTCATTCAGGGAGGGTGATCTTCTCTCCGTGGGGACTCCCCCCTCTGACGAACCACTCCCCCAGGGGCATAACCTAGAGACCCTTTTCCACCTGGCCGAGTTTTACGACTACGATGTGCGCGATGCGAAGAAGGCGGACGAGCTGTACAAGAAAGCCATCCAGCTGATCACGCTCCCGAACGGGTTCGATCAAGCCGACCGAGCCGATCAAGCTGACCACCCCTCCGTGACCGTGCCCACCTTGGTCCCCTTTGTCCCTATCGCGAAGCGCATTAAGATGATTACGTCATACATCTACTTCCTGCTAGACACGGCTTCGTCCGCTGGACGAGCCGACATTCTGAATCTGTACCAGAACCTGGACCTCCTTGTGGTCGTCGCGGGTTCTGCGCTGGATGACGGGTTCTACTACGAGGGGGGTGCGCCCCGAATGAAGGAGTCGCCCAGCAGGGGGGAATCACCCAGCAGAGTGGAATCACCCAGCAGAGTGGAATCACCCAGCAGAGTGGAATCACCCAGCAGAGTGGAATCACCCAGTAGAGTGGAATCACCCAACCACACCGCTGCACCCCCAACGGATCGTCCACATGCCGGCCAAACGATCAGAAGAACATTCAACGCAGGGGATCTCGACTCAGCTGTAACTCTCCTCTGCGAAAATGCAAGCTACCTCTACAAAATCAGGAGAGAAAACCCAAAGTACATTcctatttataaaaaaatgtggacatTGGCTAAGCGCGTCTCCCACATGAATGAGTGCGTTTTGAGGAATTATTACCTTTTTGAGAGCAGGAGGATTGGGCTCCTGGATTACCTGGCCTTCTTCTACCTCTACCGCTGA